One Halobaculum sp. CBA1158 DNA segment encodes these proteins:
- a CDS encoding uracil-DNA glycosylase family protein gives MDTDCQHCPALVECRERVVHGYGDAEAEVLVLGESPTAGAERTGVPFTGDERGRRIQRVLGELGLSHSPPDADEPDLQNVYTTYLTRCRHPERSPTDEEVLNCDAFLTAEIRMINPELIVPVGQRVLEALAIEYTTRAPDSFDADAEHATTVRGRGFELLPMRDLEDLSAGDADRFVEHVRENVFSRDYRQTKGRRSR, from the coding sequence ATGGACACCGACTGCCAGCACTGCCCCGCCCTGGTCGAGTGCCGCGAGCGCGTCGTCCACGGCTACGGCGACGCCGAGGCGGAAGTGCTCGTCCTCGGTGAGTCGCCGACGGCGGGCGCTGAGCGCACGGGCGTCCCCTTCACCGGCGACGAGCGAGGTCGGCGGATCCAGCGCGTGCTCGGCGAGTTGGGCCTGTCGCACTCGCCGCCCGACGCCGACGAGCCGGACCTCCAGAACGTGTACACGACCTACCTCACGCGGTGTCGCCACCCCGAACGGTCGCCGACCGACGAGGAAGTGCTGAACTGCGACGCCTTCCTCACCGCCGAGATCCGGATGATCAACCCCGAGCTCATCGTCCCCGTGGGACAGCGCGTGCTGGAGGCGCTGGCCATCGAGTACACCACCCGCGCGCCCGACTCCTTCGACGCCGACGCCGAGCACGCGACGACGGTCCGCGGCCGCGGGTTCGAACTCCTTCCGATGAGAGACCTCGAGGACCTCTCTGCCGGCGACGCCGATCGCTTCGTCGAACACGTCAGGGAGAACGTCTTCTCGCGCGACTACCGCCAGACGAAGGGGCGGCGGAGCCGCTAA
- the fen gene encoding flap endonuclease-1, with protein sequence MGNADLRDIAHIEDVAFGEVSGVVAVDAHNWLYRYLTTTVKFTSDRRYTTEAGEEVANLIGIVQGLPKFLENDLTPVFVFDGGVTDMKDDEVAKRREARERAEERRQEAQERGDSVEAARLEARTQRLTDTIHETSRELLRLLDVPVVEAPAEGEAQCAHMNRVGDADYSGSEDYDTLLFGGPRTLRQLTSKGDPELMDLEATLADHDITREQLVDAAMLCGTDFNEGVRGIGPKTALAAVKEHGDLFAVLEARDAEIPNAERVREFFHSPPVTDDYDLDTSITPDVDAARAYVVEEWEVDPQEVERGLERIDEALTQTGLDDWA encoded by the coding sequence ATGGGAAACGCGGATCTCCGTGACATCGCGCACATCGAGGACGTCGCCTTCGGGGAGGTCTCCGGCGTCGTCGCGGTCGACGCGCACAACTGGCTGTACCGCTACCTCACGACGACGGTGAAGTTCACGAGCGACCGCCGCTACACCACGGAGGCCGGCGAAGAGGTCGCCAACCTCATCGGCATCGTGCAGGGGCTGCCGAAGTTCCTCGAGAACGACCTCACGCCCGTCTTCGTCTTCGACGGCGGCGTCACCGACATGAAAGACGACGAGGTGGCCAAGCGGCGCGAGGCCCGGGAGCGGGCCGAGGAGCGCCGACAGGAGGCCCAAGAGCGCGGCGACTCCGTCGAGGCCGCACGGCTGGAGGCGCGCACCCAGCGTCTCACCGACACCATCCACGAGACCTCCCGCGAACTGCTCCGCCTGCTCGACGTGCCCGTCGTCGAGGCTCCGGCGGAGGGCGAAGCGCAGTGTGCACACATGAACCGCGTCGGCGACGCCGACTACTCGGGCAGCGAGGACTACGACACGCTGCTGTTCGGCGGGCCGCGAACGCTCCGACAGCTCACCTCCAAGGGCGACCCGGAGCTGATGGACCTGGAGGCGACCCTCGCGGACCACGACATCACCCGCGAGCAGCTCGTCGACGCCGCGATGCTGTGCGGGACGGACTTCAACGAGGGCGTCCGCGGCATCGGGCCGAAGACCGCCCTCGCTGCGGTGAAGGAGCACGGCGACCTGTTCGCGGTGCTGGAGGCCCGCGACGCGGAGATCCCGAACGCCGAGCGCGTCCGGGAGTTCTTCCACTCGCCGCCGGTCACCGACGACTACGACCTCGACACGTCGATCACCCCCGACGTCGACGCCGCCCGCGCGTACGTCGTCGAGGAGTGGGAGGTCGACCCTCAGGAGGTCGAGCGCGGCCTCGAACGCATCGACGAGGCGCTGACGCAGACCGGGCTCGACGACTGGGCGTAG
- a CDS encoding DASH family cryptochrome, with amino-acid sequence MAADTAVVWFRRDLRVHDNEALFEAADADELLPVYAFDPREYGEREFGGPDSFRFEKTGRYRTRFRRESVADLRERLRERGSGLVVRHDRPEKVIPAVATAVDADAVHFQTLPTPEEMGVENAVRRRLRGQDVTPSRQWTHTLYHLNDLPTAYTDISDTYTSFRKSVENRSTVRDPLPEPELPVAPVDAVGAGSIPSNGDLGLDEAAYDDRAALAFEGGESAALTRVDRYLFEEDRLREYKETRNGLVGQGFSSKLSAWLNEGCLSPRHVERAVRRYERERVANDSTYWLLFELIWRDFFQFQFAKHGSDFFRSGGIRDRDDIDWRDDDAAFRRWADGETGIPFVDAAMRELNATGYQSNRARQNAASFLANDLRIDWRRGAAYFETRLVDHDPASNYGNWAYIAGVGNDSRDRSFDVVSQARRYDADGEYVTRWVPELSDVPPSAVHEPWTLSDAERVEYGVELGIDYPEPMIEV; translated from the coding sequence ATGGCAGCCGACACCGCCGTCGTCTGGTTCCGACGCGACCTCCGCGTCCACGACAACGAAGCGCTGTTCGAGGCGGCCGACGCCGACGAGCTACTGCCGGTGTACGCGTTCGACCCCCGCGAGTACGGCGAGCGAGAGTTCGGCGGTCCCGACTCCTTCCGCTTCGAGAAGACGGGGCGGTACCGGACGCGATTCAGACGCGAGTCGGTCGCGGACCTGCGCGAACGGCTTCGCGAGCGGGGGTCGGGTCTGGTCGTTCGCCACGATCGACCGGAGAAAGTGATCCCGGCGGTCGCGACGGCGGTCGACGCCGACGCGGTCCACTTCCAGACGCTTCCGACACCCGAGGAGATGGGCGTCGAGAACGCGGTTCGCCGGCGTCTGCGCGGGCAGGACGTGACGCCCTCGCGCCAGTGGACGCACACGCTGTATCACCTGAACGACCTGCCGACGGCGTACACCGACATCTCGGACACGTACACGAGCTTCCGGAAGTCCGTCGAGAACCGGTCGACGGTTCGAGATCCGCTCCCAGAGCCGGAGCTCCCGGTCGCGCCCGTCGACGCCGTGGGGGCGGGGTCGATCCCCTCCAACGGCGACCTCGGCCTGGACGAGGCCGCGTACGACGACAGGGCGGCCCTGGCGTTCGAGGGCGGCGAGTCCGCGGCGCTGACGCGGGTCGACCGATACCTCTTCGAAGAGGACCGGCTCCGCGAGTACAAGGAGACGCGAAACGGCCTCGTCGGGCAGGGGTTCTCCTCGAAGCTGTCGGCGTGGCTCAACGAGGGCTGCCTCTCGCCGCGGCATGTCGAACGGGCGGTCCGGCGCTACGAGCGCGAGCGCGTCGCCAACGACTCGACGTACTGGCTGCTGTTCGAGCTGATCTGGCGGGACTTCTTCCAGTTCCAGTTCGCCAAACACGGCAGCGACTTCTTCCGGTCGGGCGGCATCCGCGACCGCGACGACATCGACTGGCGCGACGACGACGCGGCGTTCCGGCGGTGGGCCGACGGCGAGACGGGGATCCCGTTCGTCGACGCCGCGATGCGGGAGCTGAACGCGACGGGGTATCAGAGCAACCGCGCCCGTCAGAACGCGGCCTCGTTCCTCGCGAACGACCTCCGGATCGACTGGCGCAGGGGGGCGGCGTACTTCGAGACGCGGCTGGTCGATCACGACCCGGCGTCGAACTACGGCAACTGGGCGTACATCGCCGGCGTCGGCAACGACAGTCGCGACCGCTCGTTCGACGTGGTGAGCCAGGCGAGGCGGTACGACGCCGACGGCGAGTACGTGACGCGCTGGGTGCCGGAGCTGTCCGACGTGCCGCCGTCGGCGGTCCACGAGCCGTGGACGCTGAGCGACGCCGAACGGGTGGAGTACGGCGTCGAGTTGGGGATCGACTATCCCGAGCCGATGATCGAGGTGTAG
- the gatE gene encoding Glu-tRNA(Gln) amidotransferase subunit GatE, producing the protein MTDRSFDPEDLGLVAGLEIHQQLDTATKLFCDSPTTLRDPGEAERTITRYLHPTKSELGEIDEAALEESQVDRTFEYLAYDSTCLVEEDDEPPHEIDGEALEVAMQIADLLDMSVVDQAHVMRKIVIDGSNTSGFQRSTLLAREGEIETSEGPVGVEDLMLEEESAKRVEETDDGVRYSLDRLGIPLVEIGTKPDISTPEQAREAAQRIGMLLRSTGTVKRGLGTIRQDVNVSIAEGARVEIKGVQALDQIDEIVETEVRRQKELVDIAAELDDRNAAVGDPVDVTDTFEGTDSGVIAGALDAGGVVRAVRLSGFDGLVGREIAPDRRLGTELSDHAKRHGAGGVFHTDELPAYGVTGDEVEALREAVDADADDAVVLVADDPETADLAIDAAAERAETAIEGVPEETRGANDDGTTRYMRPLPGAARLYPETDVPPVEPDPSDVETPELLTEKVERYQSEFGLGAGLAEQVAYGRRMPLFEAVVADGVDPTFAATTLESTVTELRRHDVPVEALTDDHLRGVLMLVEDGDLAKEGVGDVLTVLAEEPSLSPEAAVEEAGLSGVDEEAVREAVAEVVERNAEQVETEGMGAFSGLMGEAMGALRGKADGEVVSDVLREEIQKRA; encoded by the coding sequence ATGACCGATCGCTCCTTCGATCCCGAGGATCTCGGCCTCGTGGCTGGACTCGAGATCCACCAGCAACTGGACACGGCGACGAAGCTCTTCTGCGACTCGCCGACGACGCTCCGCGACCCGGGAGAAGCCGAGCGCACCATAACTCGCTACCTCCACCCCACTAAGTCCGAGTTGGGCGAGATCGACGAGGCGGCCCTCGAGGAGTCGCAGGTGGACCGCACCTTCGAGTACCTCGCGTACGACTCGACCTGCCTCGTCGAGGAGGACGACGAACCGCCACACGAGATCGACGGGGAGGCGCTGGAGGTGGCGATGCAGATCGCCGACCTGCTCGACATGAGCGTCGTCGACCAGGCGCACGTCATGCGGAAGATCGTCATCGACGGGTCGAACACCTCCGGCTTCCAGCGCTCGACCCTGCTCGCGCGCGAGGGGGAGATCGAGACGAGCGAAGGTCCCGTCGGCGTCGAGGACCTCATGCTCGAGGAGGAGTCGGCAAAGCGCGTCGAGGAGACCGACGACGGCGTCCGCTACTCGCTGGACAGGCTGGGGATTCCGCTGGTCGAGATCGGCACGAAGCCCGACATCTCCACGCCCGAACAGGCCCGCGAGGCCGCACAGCGCATCGGAATGTTGCTGCGCTCGACGGGGACGGTCAAGCGCGGGCTGGGCACCATCCGCCAGGACGTGAACGTCTCCATCGCGGAGGGCGCGCGCGTCGAGATCAAGGGCGTGCAGGCGCTCGACCAGATCGACGAGATCGTCGAGACGGAGGTCCGTCGCCAGAAGGAACTGGTCGACATCGCGGCCGAACTCGACGACCGGAACGCCGCAGTCGGCGACCCGGTGGACGTGACCGACACCTTCGAGGGGACCGACTCGGGGGTCATCGCCGGCGCGCTCGATGCCGGCGGGGTCGTCCGCGCGGTTCGGCTGTCGGGCTTCGACGGGCTCGTCGGCCGCGAGATCGCCCCCGACCGCCGACTGGGAACCGAGCTGTCGGACCACGCGAAGCGCCACGGCGCGGGCGGCGTGTTCCACACCGACGAACTGCCCGCGTACGGCGTCACCGGGGACGAGGTCGAGGCGCTGCGGGAGGCCGTCGACGCCGACGCCGACGACGCGGTGGTGCTGGTCGCCGACGACCCCGAAACCGCGGACCTGGCCATCGACGCGGCGGCCGAGCGCGCCGAGACGGCGATCGAGGGCGTCCCCGAGGAGACGCGCGGCGCGAACGACGACGGGACGACCCGGTACATGCGCCCCCTGCCGGGCGCGGCGCGGCTCTACCCCGAGACGGACGTGCCGCCCGTGGAGCCGGACCCCAGCGACGTCGAGACGCCCGAACTCCTGACCGAGAAGGTCGAGCGGTATCAGTCGGAGTTCGGGCTCGGGGCCGGCCTCGCAGAGCAGGTCGCGTACGGCCGCCGGATGCCGCTGTTCGAGGCGGTCGTCGCCGACGGCGTCGACCCGACGTTCGCGGCGACGACGCTGGAGTCGACCGTGACGGAACTGCGTCGCCACGACGTGCCCGTCGAGGCGCTGACCGACGACCACCTGCGGGGGGTCCTCATGCTGGTCGAGGACGGCGACCTCGCGAAGGAGGGCGTCGGCGATGTGCTCACGGTGCTGGCGGAGGAGCCGTCGCTGTCGCCCGAGGCGGCCGTCGAGGAGGCGGGGCTCTCCGGCGTCGACGAAGAGGCGGTGCGCGAGGCGGTCGCCGAGGTCGTCGAGCGCAACGCAGAGCAGGTCGAGACCGAGGGGATGGGCGCGTTCTCCGGGCTGATGGGCGAGGCGATGGGCGCGCTCCGCGGGAAGGCCGACGGAGAGGTCGTCAGCGACGTGCTCCGCGAGGAGATCCAAAAGCGGGCGTAG
- a CDS encoding methyltransferase domain-containing protein: protein MFGLGHGDVGFFDRIAPLYDAVMPPASPADLRAGLAFAHRPVERVVDLGGGTGRVARALGRVGVEATVVDYSRGMLRRAAADGFPVVRGDAARLPVSDGGVDAVVVADALHHFPDPEAALGEAARALAPGGVVVVREFDPGTRRGRALARTESIAGMNSRFLSPESVTATLDDAGLRSHVVDPGFGYTVVGVKPTDAPDATDATDEVAGDADAERGR, encoded by the coding sequence ATGTTCGGACTCGGGCACGGCGACGTGGGCTTCTTCGACCGGATCGCCCCGCTGTACGACGCGGTCATGCCCCCCGCGAGCCCGGCGGATCTGCGCGCCGGGCTGGCGTTCGCGCACCGGCCGGTCGAACGCGTCGTCGACCTGGGCGGCGGCACGGGCCGGGTCGCCCGGGCGCTCGGTCGGGTCGGCGTCGAGGCGACCGTCGTCGACTACTCGCGTGGTATGCTCCGGCGGGCGGCCGCCGACGGCTTCCCGGTCGTCCGCGGCGACGCGGCCCGACTGCCGGTCTCCGACGGCGGCGTCGACGCGGTCGTCGTCGCCGACGCGCTCCATCACTTCCCCGACCCGGAGGCCGCGCTCGGGGAAGCCGCCCGCGCGCTCGCTCCCGGCGGCGTCGTGGTCGTCCGTGAGTTCGACCCCGGGACGCGCCGTGGCCGGGCGCTGGCCCGGACGGAGTCGATCGCGGGGATGAACTCGCGGTTTCTCTCGCCGGAGTCGGTGACGGCGACGCTCGACGACGCGGGGCTTCGGAGCCACGTCGTCGATCCGGGGTTCGGGTACACGGTCGTCGGGGTGAAGCCGACCGACGCACCCGACGCGACCGACGCGACCGACGAGGTCGCCGGCGACGCCGACGCGGAACGCGGCCGTTAA
- a CDS encoding DUF444 family protein, with the protein MGLREDLERFREIGDQRRPDLSEFIREGDLSGSSDDTVRIPVKLVDLPSFEYDRRETGGVGQGDGGTPQPGQPVDVPGDPGDADGDEEGEDGEPGEEGGEHGYYEMDPEEFARELDEELGLNLEPKGKRVVEEVEGDFTELTRAGPNSTLDFEQLFKRGLKRKLATDFDKSYVREACRVAGADARDVFEFCRAENVLVSLAWIREAFADLEDEGTSLDEYDDFDDFAARVERDPIAARIRRDGLREVPFRREDERYRQPEVIEKKQKNVVVVNIRDVSGSMRQTKRELVERTFTPLDWYLTGKYDEAEFRYVAHDADAWEVERGEFFGIRSGGGTRISSAYELAAEILEEYPWSEWNRYVFAAGDSENSSNDTVENVVPLMRDLPANLHAYVETQPGGNTINATHAEEVETELADRDNVVVARVSGPEDVPEAIRTILSTEGTED; encoded by the coding sequence ATGGGACTGAGAGAGGACCTGGAGCGGTTCCGCGAGATCGGCGACCAGCGCCGGCCGGACCTGTCGGAGTTCATCCGCGAGGGCGACCTCTCGGGGTCGTCGGACGACACCGTCCGGATCCCGGTGAAGCTGGTCGACCTCCCCTCCTTCGAGTACGACCGCCGCGAGACGGGCGGCGTCGGCCAGGGCGACGGCGGCACGCCACAGCCCGGCCAGCCCGTCGACGTGCCCGGAGACCCCGGCGACGCCGACGGCGACGAGGAGGGAGAAGACGGCGAGCCCGGCGAGGAGGGCGGCGAGCACGGCTACTACGAGATGGACCCCGAGGAGTTCGCCCGCGAACTCGACGAGGAACTCGGACTGAACCTGGAGCCGAAAGGCAAGCGCGTCGTCGAGGAGGTCGAGGGCGACTTCACGGAGCTGACGCGAGCCGGCCCCAACTCCACGCTCGACTTCGAGCAGCTGTTCAAGCGCGGCCTCAAGCGCAAGCTCGCCACCGACTTCGACAAGTCGTACGTCCGGGAGGCGTGTCGGGTCGCCGGCGCGGACGCCCGCGACGTGTTCGAGTTCTGTCGCGCGGAGAACGTGCTCGTCTCGCTGGCGTGGATCCGCGAGGCGTTCGCCGACCTGGAGGACGAGGGGACAAGCCTCGACGAGTACGACGACTTCGACGACTTCGCGGCGCGCGTCGAGCGCGACCCGATCGCCGCGCGGATCCGCCGCGACGGACTGCGGGAGGTGCCGTTCCGCCGCGAGGACGAGCGCTACCGCCAGCCCGAGGTGATCGAGAAGAAGCAGAAGAACGTCGTCGTCGTCAACATCCGGGACGTGTCTGGGTCGATGCGCCAGACGAAACGCGAGCTCGTCGAGCGCACCTTCACGCCGCTGGACTGGTATCTCACGGGGAAGTACGACGAGGCGGAGTTCCGCTACGTCGCCCACGACGCCGACGCCTGGGAGGTCGAGCGCGGGGAGTTCTTCGGCATCCGCTCGGGGGGCGGGACCCGCATCTCCAGCGCCTACGAGCTCGCCGCGGAGATCCTCGAGGAGTATCCCTGGAGCGAGTGGAACCGCTACGTGTTCGCCGCCGGCGACTCCGAGAACTCCAGCAACGACACCGTCGAGAACGTCGTGCCGCTGATGCGCGACCTTCCGGCGAACCTCCACGCGTACGTGGAGACGCAGCCCGGCGGCAACACGATCAACGCGACGCACGCCGAGGAGGTCGAGACGGAGCTCGCCGACCGCGACAACGTCGTGGTCGCGCGCGTCTCCGGTCCCGAGGACGTGCCCGAGGCGATCCGAACGATCCTCTCGACGGAGGGGACGGAGGACTGA
- a CDS encoding SpoVR family protein, with protein MIHDDRVATRRVAAGLEEPAEKARELARKLGLRPYPVNYWVVTHDEMNELIAYDGFQTRYPHWRWGMKYDRQRKQDTFGMGKAFEIVNNDNPCHAFLQESNTLADQKAVITHVEAHADFFRNNEWFGRFAGEREDPDAAAMLERHAEAIAGHVNDPEIDREDVERLIDAVLCIEDTIDQHRALAAERGEDSESEEDLVDIEERLDRLGLSPEVRDQVFDADWVDAQRGEDHLSEPRPDVLAYLREHGRRYDDEAEKAVDREPWMDEVIEILRREAYYFAPQRLTKVLNEGWATYWESLMMGDERFAGDDEFVTYADHMARVLGSPGLNPYKLGFEIWRYVENRANRREVVDKLLRVEGVTWRNFHDVLDFEEIADLLEPDPAIAGVTADTLDALDPDDPRVDADALARAREGDLDADAYPWAVLTYEGLCERHFSLAKPANRGFLERIGRSELERVARYMFDDEAYPDVETALGDVDYGAGWERMREVRESHNDVTFIDEFLTEEFVAEGNYFTYEYSRGAEGYRVASTDPEDVKRKLLLQFTNFGKPTIAVYDGNYDNRGELLLGHRYNGVALDIGQAKRTLERVFELWGRPVNLATIVTEYDDHELEVARRRGREPTGEEVPIRLRYDGDEIERHALEPEIAEQIAAADVDYDTTPEEWLA; from the coding sequence ATGATCCACGACGACAGAGTCGCGACCCGCCGCGTCGCCGCCGGGCTGGAGGAGCCGGCCGAGAAGGCGAGGGAACTCGCCCGAAAGCTGGGCCTCCGTCCGTATCCGGTGAACTACTGGGTCGTGACCCACGACGAGATGAACGAGCTCATCGCCTACGACGGGTTCCAGACGCGGTACCCGCACTGGCGGTGGGGAATGAAGTACGACCGCCAGCGCAAGCAGGACACCTTCGGCATGGGGAAGGCGTTCGAGATCGTCAACAACGACAACCCCTGTCACGCGTTCCTCCAGGAGTCGAACACGCTGGCCGACCAGAAGGCCGTGATCACCCACGTCGAGGCGCACGCGGACTTCTTCCGCAACAACGAGTGGTTCGGCCGCTTCGCCGGCGAGCGGGAGGACCCCGACGCCGCGGCGATGCTGGAGCGCCACGCCGAGGCGATCGCGGGGCACGTGAACGACCCCGAGATCGACCGCGAGGACGTCGAGCGCCTCATCGACGCCGTGCTCTGTATCGAGGACACGATCGACCAGCACCGCGCGCTGGCGGCCGAGCGCGGCGAGGACTCGGAGTCGGAGGAGGACCTCGTCGACATCGAGGAGCGCCTCGACCGCCTCGGCCTCTCCCCGGAGGTGCGCGATCAGGTGTTCGACGCCGACTGGGTCGACGCCCAGCGCGGCGAGGACCACCTCTCGGAGCCGCGCCCGGACGTGCTCGCGTACCTCCGCGAGCACGGCAGGCGATACGACGACGAGGCGGAGAAAGCCGTCGACCGCGAGCCGTGGATGGACGAGGTGATCGAGATCCTTCGCCGGGAGGCGTACTACTTCGCGCCACAGCGGCTCACGAAGGTGCTCAACGAGGGGTGGGCCACGTACTGGGAGTCGCTGATGATGGGCGACGAGCGCTTCGCCGGCGACGACGAGTTCGTCACCTACGCCGACCACATGGCCCGCGTGCTCGGGTCGCCGGGGCTGAATCCCTACAAGCTCGGCTTCGAGATCTGGCGGTACGTCGAGAACCGGGCGAACCGCCGGGAGGTCGTCGACAAGCTGCTCCGGGTCGAGGGCGTCACCTGGCGCAACTTCCACGACGTGCTCGACTTCGAGGAGATCGCGGACCTGCTGGAGCCCGATCCGGCGATCGCGGGCGTCACGGCCGACACGCTGGACGCCCTCGATCCCGACGACCCCCGCGTCGACGCCGACGCGCTGGCCCGGGCCCGCGAGGGCGACCTCGACGCCGACGCGTACCCGTGGGCCGTGCTCACCTACGAGGGGCTGTGCGAGCGGCACTTCTCGCTGGCCAAGCCGGCGAACCGGGGCTTCCTCGAGCGGATCGGCCGCTCGGAACTGGAGCGCGTCGCGCGGTACATGTTCGACGACGAAGCGTACCCGGACGTCGAGACCGCGCTGGGGGACGTAGACTACGGCGCGGGCTGGGAGCGCATGCGCGAGGTGCGCGAGAGCCACAACGACGTGACGTTCATCGACGAGTTCCTCACCGAGGAGTTCGTCGCCGAGGGCAACTACTTCACCTACGAGTACTCCCGCGGGGCGGAGGGGTACCGGGTCGCATCCACCGACCCGGAGGACGTGAAACGGAAGCTCCTGCTGCAGTTCACGAACTTCGGGAAGCCGACGATCGCCGTGTACGACGGCAACTACGACAACCGCGGAGAGCTCCTCCTCGGCCACCGGTACAACGGCGTCGCGCTCGACATCGGACAGGCGAAACGGACGCTCGAACGCGTCTTCGAGCTGTGGGGTCGGCCGGTGAACCTCGCGACGATCGTCACCGAGTACGACGACCACGAACTGGAGGTCGCCCGCCGTCGCGGCCGCGAGCCGACCGGCGAGGAGGTCCCGATCCGACTGCGCTACGACGGCGACGAGATCGAGCGCCACGCCCTGGAGCCCGAGATCGCAGAGCAGATCGCCGCCGCCGACGTGGACTACGACACCACGCCCGAGGAGTGGCTGGCGTGA
- a CDS encoding DUF3054 domain-containing protein translates to MATDSGSNSFLANRVDRAALPLAVGDLLVIVAFIYAGTIQHGTVPFPLAGAGDAVALLAVAAPFLLGWVVAAPLVGAYSAGAAESAKASVPLAVRSWIPAAAVGLILRATPLVDGGVAVTFAVVMLVVGSVSLAVWRYVAGQFL, encoded by the coding sequence ATGGCTACGGATTCGGGTTCGAACTCGTTCCTCGCGAACCGGGTCGACAGGGCCGCGCTCCCGCTCGCGGTCGGCGACCTACTCGTCATCGTGGCGTTCATCTACGCCGGCACGATCCAGCACGGAACCGTTCCCTTCCCGCTCGCCGGTGCGGGGGACGCGGTCGCGCTGCTCGCGGTCGCCGCGCCGTTCCTGCTGGGGTGGGTCGTCGCCGCGCCGCTCGTGGGGGCGTACTCCGCGGGCGCGGCCGAGTCGGCGAAGGCGTCGGTGCCGCTCGCCGTCCGGTCGTGGATTCCCGCGGCCGCGGTCGGACTGATCCTCCGCGCGACGCCCCTCGTCGACGGCGGCGTCGCGGTCACCTTCGCGGTCGTGATGCTCGTGGTCGGGTCGGTGTCGCTCGCGGTGTGGCGGTACGTCGCCGGGCAGTTCCTGTAG
- a CDS encoding GNAT family N-acetyltransferase, whose product MEFRLLGWPADDVLVRLDHRAYAYAGKFAMSSTGKAVALEEAGDDDSRRDPDHANHAGDADRAGETDRERVAVDDAETFAIPDDPKQEYVAPAGIVAFSEDRTDPETLWLRYVSVRRERRGEGIGPRLCSFVVDRAAERGYDRVRIAVNNAYSFEALYKVGFAWTGRETGIAELVLERPAAEPAAVDPDAYRAGLATIAARDDVGEDERAFVERKRERGPPAVEDGSRSE is encoded by the coding sequence GTGGAGTTCCGCCTGCTCGGGTGGCCCGCGGACGACGTGCTCGTCCGCCTCGACCACCGCGCGTACGCCTACGCCGGCAAGTTCGCCATGTCGAGCACGGGGAAGGCCGTCGCGCTCGAGGAGGCCGGCGACGACGATTCGAGACGCGACCCGGACCACGCGAACCACGCGGGCGACGCGGACCGCGCCGGCGAGACGGACCGCGAGCGCGTCGCCGTCGACGACGCGGAGACGTTCGCGATCCCCGACGATCCCAAGCAGGAGTACGTCGCGCCCGCGGGGATCGTCGCGTTCAGCGAGGACCGGACCGACCCCGAGACGCTGTGGCTGCGGTACGTGAGCGTCCGCCGCGAGCGTCGCGGCGAGGGGATCGGCCCGCGCCTTTGCTCGTTCGTCGTCGACCGCGCGGCCGAGCGCGGCTACGACCGGGTCCGCATCGCCGTCAACAACGCATACAGCTTCGAGGCGCTCTACAAGGTCGGGTTCGCGTGGACCGGTCGCGAGACGGGGATCGCCGAGTTGGTGCTCGAGCGGCCGGCGGCCGAGCCCGCCGCCGTCGACCCGGACGCCTACCGCGCAGGCCTCGCGACTATCGCAGCCCGCGACGACGTGGGCGAGGACGAGCGCGCGTTCGTCGAACGGAAGCGCGAGCGTGGGCCGCCGGCGGTCGAAGACGGGTCGCGATCGGAGTGA